The Nicotiana tabacum cultivar K326 chromosome 14, ASM71507v2, whole genome shotgun sequence genome contains a region encoding:
- the LOC142169072 gene encoding uncharacterized protein LOC142169072 — MHQAASNVNNKIWVYWDKEFTASVIDHDEQKLTLEMRHVENNNHFFLTVIYAKCTPILIRPLWEVLRHKSAIYDSPWCVIGDFNVIVFVEEKIGGILYQMSKSMDFLYMIEDCGLVDLGFYGPKYTWSNGRGQGSIVWKRLDRGLVNDQWLSAFPSTSVSHLASTGSDHNPILMKINIRHDTRNKYFRFLNFWVDNVNFKPFVKDIWDKQVNGSAMWVFHQKLKALCTGLSRWSRQEYGDIFQKAKEFEEQVKAAEMVLA, encoded by the coding sequence ATGCACCAAGCGGCTTCTAATGTTAATAATAAAATTTGGGTTTATTGGGACAAAGAGTTCACTGCCTCAGTGATTGATCATGATGAACAAAAACTCACCCTAGAGATGAGACATGTTGAAAATAACAACCACTTCTTCCTCACAGTAATCTATGCCAAATGTACCCCAATTCTGATAAGACCTCTCTGGGAGGTGTTGAGGCACAAATCTGCCATCTATGACTCTCCATGGTGTGTAATTGGAGACTTCAATGTTATTGTCTTTGTTGAAGAGAAAATAGGGGGAATCCTATACCAAATGAGCAAGAGTATGGACTTTCTCTACATGATTGAAGACTGCGGACTAGTCGACCTGGGTTTTTATGGTCCTAAATACACCTGGTCCAATGGTAGAGGGCAAGGCTCTATTGTTTGGAAAAGATTAGATAGAGGTCTTGTGAATGATCAATGGTTATCTGCATTCCCTTCTACTTCTGTCTCCCATTTAGCCTCAACAGGGTCTGACCACAATCCCATTCTCATGAAAATCAATATTAGACATGACACTAGAAACAAGTACTTTAGATTTCTTAACTTCTGGGTTGATAATGTTAACTTCAAACCATTTGTTAAAGACATCTGGGACAAACAAGTGAATGGGAGTGCTATGTGGGTATTTCACCAAAAACTTAAGGCACTCTGCACTGGTCTAAGTAGATGGTCCAGACAAGAATATGGTGACATCTTCCAAAAAGCAAAAGAATTTGAAGAACAAGTAAAGGCAGCAGAAATGGTTCTGGCTTAG